A section of the Sceloporus undulatus isolate JIND9_A2432 ecotype Alabama chromosome 3, SceUnd_v1.1, whole genome shotgun sequence genome encodes:
- the CLDN14 gene encoding claudin-14 → MASMAVQLLGFFLSLLGLAGTITATILPHWWRTAHVGTNIITAVAYVKGLWMECVWHSTGIYQCQLHRSPLALPRDLQAARAMMVISCVLSALACIVAVIGMKCTRCAKGSSAKNVFAVFGGVLFILAGLICLIPVSWSTNDVVTDFYNPLLPNGMKYEIGQALYLGFVCASLSIIGGVILCASCQRTANNIDYHPQPRSTRAAPSYRPPMAYKANHTSSLTSASHSGYRLNDYV, encoded by the coding sequence ATGGCTAGCATGGCTGTTCAGTTACTGGGCTTCTTCCTGAGTCTTCTTGGTCTGGCTGGAACAATAACTGCTACCATCCTGCCTCACTGGTGGAGAACGGCACATGTGGGAACCAACATCATCACAGCCGTAGCGTACGTGAAGGGTCTCTGGATGGAATGTGTTTGGCACAGCACTGGGATCTACCAGTGTCAGCTTCACCGCTCACCACTTGCTTTGCCGCGTGACCTTCAAGCAGCCCGTGCCATGATGGTGATTTCCTGTGTTCTTTCAGCTCTGGCATGCATAGTTGCTGTGATTGGCATGAAGTGCACCCGTTGTGCCAAAGGGTCCTCTGCCAAGAATGTATTTGCTGTCTTTGGTGGAGTTCTTTTCATACTGGCTGGGCTCATATGCCTCATCCCTGTTTCTTGGTCAACTAATGATGTTGTCACTGATTTCTACAACCCGTTGCTGCCCAATGGGATGAAATATGAGATTGGACAAGCCCTTTACCTTGGCTTTGTCTGTGCTTCACTGAGTATAATCGGTGGAGTCATCCTATGTGCTTCATGCCAACGTACTGCCAACAACATAGACTACCACCCACAGCCAAGGAGTACAAGggcagctccatcctacagaccaCCAATGGCCTACAAGGCAAACCATACTTCATCATTAACTTCTGCTTCACACAGTGGTTACAGATTAAATGACTATGTGTGA